DNA sequence from the Dehalococcoidales bacterium genome:
CCTTTAGTGGCGTGGGGGACCAGGGCCGGATTATCCCGTTCGTACCGTGCTAACCGGCTCCCCCAGTTCGGATACGGCTCCGTTGGCCCGGTCTCCCGCGGCTCAAACTCCCGAATCAGCTCCTTGAAGAAATCATACTGTTCACGCTTTACCATTTCTCTCTCCTTTCGCTTTATTCTCCTCCCATAGCTTATCGAACCACTGTCTCTGCTCCTCTCCGGAGACCTTACGGTATCTCATGGTAGTGGCGATGCTCTGATGGCCCAGGTGCTCCTGCAGCATCCGGATCCCGTCGCCGCTGTCATTGATTTTCACGGCATGGACGGCGAAGGCGTCTCGCAGCCGGTGCGGACTCACGCCGTGTACCTTACCCGACTCAGCATTCTTGAGCCTGGGGAGCCCGGCCCTTTCGGCACAATGCCGCACTATCTGCCAGGCCCGGTGGCGGTTAATACCGAAGAGGAGAAGCCGGCCCCCTCTGGAACGAGGCCCTTTACGGCCTACGTATTCCTTAAGCATCCCCAGGGTTTCGGCATCAACCGGCAGAGTGCGAAAGCGCCGCTGTTCCCGAACCTGGGAAAGGGCCTGGTCGACATCAAATCCACAAACGGAGCAGAACCGGTGCGCCCGGGCCAGTCTTGCGCCGCAGCGCGGGCAGGAAAGCCTCACCCTCTCCTTAAGGTGCTTGATAGTAACCGTGCTCTCGCCAAAATCAATGTCATCGACCGTTATTCCCAGCGCCTCGGAAATACGGCAGCCCAGCCGAAACAAAAGCCGAATGAGCAGCCGGTCCCGCAGATATTCGGCGGCCTGCTCCAGTTTTTCTACATCTTGAGGTTCAAGATAAGCTTTGGTCATCTAAAATTACCTCATGTGGATACCGTGTACTTACTGGACATGCTGCCCTGGTCGTCCACACACTGAAAGGTCCTGCCCTTACCAACCATGGTTAATATGTTTCGCTCAATCTTGCCGGATTGCCCCGGCGAGAGAGTCATTGGATACACGTTATTGGTATACCAATCAACCCCGTCTCCTTGAGAGCCGATATAGAGCCTGACGTCATGTGTTTCGGTTACCGAGCCCGAGTTAGTGACCAGGATTTCGAAATACACCCTAACGCGCTCACCTTCGGGTACTTTCCAGGTGTTAGCATTGGAATAGGTAAAGCTGCTCATCACATCAGGTGAGATGATGATGCTGCCGATTTGCTCCTCAAACGGTGGCTTAAGATAACCCGGATCCACCAGTGACCTCAGGTACAAGGGATAGGTGTTTACCGGTATCCAGTCATCGTAGCTTTGCGGGCTAGGTGAAGAGCGGTACCGCTTCGTAGCGAGGTCCTTTTTAGCGGTTACGACATAGAGGTTATTGGGTGAGGTCAGATCGGCACGGGTTACCGTTACGCTAAGGAAGACAGCGTCGTAGTAAACTCCCAGATCCGGATTAGCCGGATAGTACAGCGGAAGTAGTCCGCATTCCTTGGGGAGCGCGATCTCGATTAACAGGCTGGAGCCTTCGGGGCACGCGGCAGGAGGAATATACAGTATGGCTTCCAGGGTGGTTCGTCCTCGGTAGCACGGGGCGATCGGGAAACTCATTGAATGCAGCATGACCTCCCCGCTACCCGTAATAATCACGTCTTCAGTAGCCTGGTAATGCCCGAGCAGGGTGGCTCCGGACCAGACGTCAAAGTACACAGGGTAGGTGCCGGCTTCAAGAGGCATGGTGATCGGGAAGCGCACGTTTTCGCTCTCCCCGGCATCAAGAGCAAACTCTTTGGTGTACAAAGCGACCATATTAACGCCCATGTAGAGAGTAGCCTTGTAGTCGAATGGAGCCGGAGTGGGGTTGGTCATCTCTACGACGGCGGTTTTAGCTTCCCCTGCATTAAACTCAGGCATGTTT
Encoded proteins:
- a CDS encoding tyrosine-type recombinase/integrase; this translates as MTKAYLEPQDVEKLEQAAEYLRDRLLIRLLFRLGCRISEALGITVDDIDFGESTVTIKHLKERVRLSCPRCGARLARAHRFCSVCGFDVDQALSQVREQRRFRTLPVDAETLGMLKEYVGRKGPRSRGGRLLLFGINRHRAWQIVRHCAERAGLPRLKNAESGKVHGVSPHRLRDAFAVHAVKINDSGDGIRMLQEHLGHQSIATTMRYRKVSGEEQRQWFDKLWEENKAKGERNGKA